Proteins encoded within one genomic window of Polaribacter sp. NJDZ03:
- a CDS encoding TonB-dependent receptor — translation MNEKLLKKLFYTAIFLVGFVVNAQTSSVSGVVTDGEGPLPGVNIIIKGTTLGITSDFDGNFTLDKVSKKDVLVFSYLGFKAKEVIFTGQKTLNVAMEEDAASLDEVVIVGYGTSSKREATSAVSTIKGKDIVNTVAGNPTNALQGKLSGIQVEAPGGQPGGSPNVFIRGVNSLSNASPLYIVDGLFVTNMDYVNPADIEDISVLKDAAAAAIYGSRAANGVILIKTNHGRKNRELEVTFSARVGFDTPSKKLDFINGEQYTDYLNQRFTNEGSATQVTYNGVNTDWQEESLKSGIVEDYGVSISGGGENSSYFGSLNYFNQDGILIGSGFRRLNARFNSQHQFNKVKITHSLGLAEGKLQNNNWYGFDAVTAPTIALKNDNLDGGFDGPTEDIHGPGGLNQFGLASLEDNLETTRTLFTSLKLDYEINDNFTASVNFGADYRTRHSYQFTPTFLMTNPVASGNSIDPVRNVNELNDLTNFNRDNINLSFEPTINYNKTFNDVHKLDVVLGHTRFVESQSSNGLYGENTGDNLIRVPEKLNTLTQALGNNSKAVLLSYFGRVNYGYDGKYLFSATVRRDASSRFGKANRVGYFPAFSGAWNLSSEEFWKSETINFFKLRASYGELGSYPDAAYPTQGVYGNSSATSFGGGLANGLAQTVLVDENLVWETTKTFDVGFDMSLFDSKVKVTADYYSKNVEDAIVPINVPSTAGVSQAVIRNAGSLVNNGFEFDVAYNKSEGDFTYTIGTNFSFNLKNQAKNIPATIQGPAIDEDLRVVNETRENAPVGAFYGWVVEDKVDPLTGNFVRVDTNGDSIVDENDITQIGDPTPDFTYGLNFKANYKEFDFSLAFNGVQGNEIYNVGRYYNILWQDGGKLSEVLNAWTPTNTDTNIPVATVNDAAGNRAPSSFFVEDGSYFRLKNLEVGYNFNTESNPGLAWVKDLRVSFNVQNVFVLTKYSGYDPDVASANGGRSNINSGVPGVRNSVNPLLSRGLDLRAYPNARTFSVGLKATF, via the coding sequence ATGAATGAAAAATTATTAAAAAAACTATTCTACACAGCCATATTTCTAGTTGGTTTTGTAGTAAATGCTCAAACTTCTTCTGTAAGTGGAGTTGTTACAGACGGAGAAGGTCCGCTTCCTGGGGTTAATATTATAATTAAAGGAACAACATTAGGGATTACTTCTGATTTTGATGGAAATTTTACTTTAGATAAAGTAAGTAAAAAAGATGTGTTAGTATTTAGTTATTTAGGTTTTAAGGCAAAAGAAGTGATTTTTACAGGTCAGAAAACTTTAAACGTTGCTATGGAAGAAGATGCAGCTTCTTTAGACGAAGTTGTAATTGTTGGTTACGGTACTTCTAGTAAAAGAGAAGCAACAAGTGCGGTTTCTACTATTAAAGGAAAAGATATTGTTAATACAGTTGCGGGTAACCCAACAAATGCATTACAAGGTAAATTGTCTGGTATACAGGTAGAGGCACCAGGTGGGCAACCAGGAGGATCGCCAAACGTATTTATTAGAGGTGTTAACTCATTAAGTAATGCAAGTCCTTTATATATTGTAGATGGTTTATTTGTTACAAATATGGATTATGTAAACCCTGCAGATATAGAAGATATTTCTGTACTAAAGGATGCAGCAGCAGCAGCAATCTATGGTTCTAGAGCTGCAAATGGAGTTATATTGATTAAAACAAATCATGGTAGAAAGAATAGAGAATTAGAGGTTACTTTTTCTGCTAGAGTTGGTTTTGATACACCAAGTAAAAAATTAGATTTTATTAATGGAGAACAGTATACAGATTATTTAAACCAACGTTTTACAAATGAAGGTTCTGCAACGCAGGTTACTTACAATGGTGTAAATACAGATTGGCAAGAAGAGTCTTTAAAGTCTGGTATTGTAGAGGATTATGGTGTTTCTATTTCTGGTGGTGGAGAGAACTCTTCTTATTTTGGATCATTAAACTATTTTAACCAAGACGGAATTTTAATAGGTTCTGGTTTTAGAAGATTAAATGCAAGGTTTAATAGTCAACATCAATTTAATAAAGTAAAAATCACACATTCTTTAGGTTTAGCAGAAGGAAAATTACAAAACAATAACTGGTATGGTTTTGATGCAGTTACGGCACCAACAATTGCTTTAAAAAATGATAACTTAGATGGTGGTTTTGATGGACCAACAGAAGATATTCATGGTCCTGGTGGATTAAATCAATTTGGTTTGGCTTCATTAGAAGACAATTTAGAAACTACAAGAACTTTATTTACGAGTTTAAAATTAGATTATGAAATAAACGATAATTTTACTGCTTCTGTAAATTTTGGAGCAGATTATAGAACAAGACATAGCTACCAATTTACACCAACTTTTTTAATGACAAACCCTGTTGCAAGTGGTAACAGTATAGATCCTGTAAGAAATGTAAATGAGTTAAATGATTTAACAAATTTTAATAGAGATAATATAAATTTATCTTTTGAGCCTACAATAAATTATAACAAGACTTTTAATGATGTACATAAATTAGATGTTGTTTTAGGGCATACTCGTTTTGTAGAATCGCAAAGTAGTAATGGTTTGTATGGAGAAAATACGGGAGATAATTTAATTAGAGTTCCAGAAAAATTAAACACACTTACACAAGCTTTGGGTAATAATTCTAAAGCCGTATTGTTGTCTTATTTTGGTAGAGTAAATTATGGTTACGATGGTAAATATTTATTTTCTGCAACTGTAAGAAGAGATGCGTCTTCTAGATTTGGAAAGGCAAATAGAGTTGGTTATTTCCCTGCCTTTTCTGGAGCATGGAATTTAAGTAGTGAAGAATTTTGGAAATCGGAAACAATTAACTTCTTTAAATTAAGAGCTTCTTATGGAGAGTTAGGTTCTTACCCAGATGCAGCTTACCCAACACAAGGAGTATATGGTAATAGTTCTGCTACAAGTTTTGGTGGTGGTCTTGCAAATGGTTTAGCACAAACAGTTTTAGTTGATGAAAACTTAGTTTGGGAAACGACAAAAACATTTGATGTTGGTTTTGATATGTCTTTGTTTGATAGTAAAGTAAAGGTAACTGCAGATTACTATTCTAAAAACGTAGAAGATGCTATTGTACCAATTAATGTACCATCTACAGCAGGAGTTAGTCAGGCAGTTATTAGAAACGCAGGGTCTTTAGTAAACAATGGTTTCGAATTTGATGTAGCTTACAATAAATCTGAAGGAGATTTTACATACACAATTGGTACTAATTTTTCATTCAACCTTAAAAACCAAGCAAAAAACATTCCAGCAACAATTCAAGGACCTGCAATAGATGAAGATTTAAGAGTTGTTAATGAAACAAGAGAAAATGCACCAGTGGGCGCGTTTTATGGTTGGGTTGTAGAAGATAAAGTAGATCCATTAACAGGTAACTTTGTAAGAGTAGATACAAATGGAGATTCTATAGTTGATGAAAATGATATTACTCAAATAGGGGACCCTACACCAGATTTTACATACGGTCTTAACTTTAAAGCAAATTATAAAGAATTCGATTTTTCTTTAGCTTTTAATGGAGTACAAGGAAATGAAATTTACAATGTTGGTCGTTATTACAATATCTTATGGCAAGATGGTGGTAAATTATCGGAAGTTTTAAACGCTTGGACCCCAACAAACACAGATACTAATATTCCTGTAGCTACTGTAAATGATGCAGCGGGTAATAGAGCTCCTTCATCTTTCTTTGTAGAAGATGGTTCTTATTTTAGATTAAAAAACTTAGAAGTTGGTTATAATTTTAATACAGAATCTAATCCTGGTTTAGCTTGGGTAAAAGACTTAAGAGTTTCTTTTAATGTTCAAAATGTTTTTGTTTTAACAAAATATAGTGGTTATGATCCAGATGTAGCATCTGCTAACGGAGGGCGTTCTAATATCAATTCGGGAGTTCCTGGTGTAAGAAATTCAGTAAACCCACTTTTATCAAGAGGTTTAGATTTAAGAGCGTATCCAAATGCACGTACTTTTAGTGTTGGGTTAAAAGCAACTTTCTAA
- a CDS encoding RagB/SusD family nutrient uptake outer membrane protein, with the protein MKKLNKTKSFLSLAIVATIVSLIGCSEDILDQKNNNAISTGNFGATLEQVESAVNGAFHPITGTFFWGRIAHAGALLRSDEFNIIPNGGNTVMSTFQGGPGNGRWATEPWQELYKSIARCNNIIINTPDTFSSTDINPLLGQAYFLRAFDYWYLVNLYGNVPLITDLPDFDNLLVDQAAPADVWAQIIEDLKMAETMLPATWTGDNTGRPTSGAATALKGKSYLFMKEWEKAHTTLSTLVGKYSLLPASEFGDNFGVNNENNAESVFELQFLGQSNFVWGTDIPQTGTMGNYHIDYAPPSKSPDFGHIVNPWLKKLYEDNGDTFRRNETLAYNYPGATGYGGIAYATDFVDDIAVANDNSVEPIFSKKYTGMDLGTRGEVDFLGTNVGNNWRIIRYSDVLLMLAESLNEDGQTGNAIINLNLVRQRPGSGLALTTAISQTDVRQAIIDERAMELAGEGHRFFDLVRWGLAEDYLGSTSKHVTNGSQTYHPKSISGGTFQSGKNELVWIPISERGTNPNLNQNSGY; encoded by the coding sequence ATGAAAAAACTAAATAAAACAAAATCATTTTTAAGTTTGGCTATAGTTGCAACAATTGTTTCTCTTATAGGTTGTTCTGAAGATATTTTGGATCAAAAAAACAATAATGCAATTTCTACAGGAAACTTTGGGGCAACCTTAGAACAGGTAGAATCTGCAGTAAACGGAGCTTTTCATCCAATAACGGGTACTTTTTTCTGGGGAAGAATAGCACATGCAGGTGCATTGTTACGTTCAGATGAGTTTAATATAATTCCGAATGGAGGTAACACAGTAATGTCTACTTTTCAGGGAGGACCAGGAAACGGACGATGGGCAACAGAGCCTTGGCAAGAATTGTACAAGTCTATTGCTAGGTGTAATAATATAATAATTAATACTCCAGATACATTTTCTAGTACAGATATTAATCCGTTATTAGGACAAGCATATTTTTTAAGAGCTTTCGATTATTGGTACTTAGTAAACCTTTATGGTAATGTGCCTTTAATTACAGATTTGCCAGATTTTGATAATCTATTAGTAGATCAAGCAGCTCCAGCAGATGTTTGGGCACAAATTATTGAAGATTTAAAAATGGCAGAAACAATGTTGCCAGCAACTTGGACAGGAGATAATACGGGTAGACCAACTTCTGGAGCAGCAACTGCTTTAAAAGGAAAAAGTTACCTATTTATGAAAGAATGGGAAAAAGCGCATACTACTTTAAGTACTTTGGTAGGTAAGTATAGTTTATTACCTGCTTCAGAATTTGGCGATAATTTTGGTGTAAATAATGAAAACAATGCAGAATCTGTTTTCGAGTTACAATTCTTAGGGCAATCTAACTTTGTTTGGGGTACAGATATTCCTCAAACTGGTACAATGGGTAATTATCATATTGATTATGCACCGCCATCTAAATCGCCAGATTTTGGTCACATTGTAAACCCTTGGTTAAAGAAATTATACGAAGACAATGGCGATACATTTAGAAGAAATGAAACTTTAGCGTATAATTATCCTGGAGCTACTGGTTACGGTGGTATTGCTTATGCTACAGATTTTGTAGATGATATTGCAGTAGCAAATGATAACAGTGTAGAACCTATATTTTCTAAAAAATATACAGGTATGGACTTAGGTACAAGAGGTGAAGTAGATTTTCTTGGGACTAATGTTGGTAACAACTGGAGAATAATTAGATATTCTGATGTATTATTAATGCTTGCAGAATCTTTAAATGAAGATGGTCAAACAGGTAATGCAATTATAAACCTTAACTTGGTAAGACAAAGACCTGGTTCTGGTTTAGCACTTACAACTGCAATTTCTCAAACAGATGTTAGACAAGCAATTATAGACGAAAGAGCTATGGAACTTGCAGGAGAAGGACACCGTTTCTTTGATTTGGTTCGTTGGGGGTTGGCAGAAGATTATTTAGGATCAACGTCTAAACACGTTACAAACGGATCGCAAACATATCACCCTAAATCTATAAGTGGCGGTACCTTTCAGTCAGGTAAAAATGAACTTGTTTGGATACCAATATCAGAAAGAGGAACAAACCCAAATTTGAATCAAAATTCTGGGTATTAA
- a CDS encoding VCBS repeat-containing protein — MKLKLLISSFILLLFLGCSSKKEKKTFTYINSSESNITFKNTITENDTLNVVNFQYVYNGGGVGIGDFNNDGLSDVVFTGNQVSSKIYLNQKDLKFKDISKAAGFTTNSWVTGVAIVDINADGWDDIYLSVAGINCKNNCNNLLFVNQKLNEKGIPTFKEQAAAYNLNDGNYSQQAVFLDYDSDGDLDVFIAHNGNVKFDKNSPVPKHYMPKNLADYLLRNDKVAGVNHPVFTNVSDTLGITYKGFSLGVNVQDLNNDNLPDIYVSNDFITEDLVYLNNGIDAKTKKHLGFKEANKQFFNHLTYNAMGVDIADINNDELPDVMVVDMLPQSYQRQKSMLGSMNYDKYLISKRNNYTPQFMHNTLQLHNGFVNDSILKSSEIGNYAGISSTDWSWAPILADFDNDGDKDMYITNGYAKDITDLDFINYSNQSTLFGTEESKSKKLSALLAKTPSVSIPNYFYQNNTSLKFTDVSTDWVSKENSLSNGAAYADFDNDGDLDLVVNNLNQEAFLIRNNTIENFPKSNYLKIELKGNKENKDAIGAKVTLWSHNKVQQQYQSKTRGYLSSVESKIHFGLKDSLVDSVQVIWPSKKVSKIYNVKSNSILKVDISSGKNQVIKEEKINNLFIAKQEVFSFKHKENQGHDFVSQHLLMRQFSKLGPCIAAANVDNNIGDELFVGSSKGQASTIWKQNKQGVFEIQQELDSDFEDTNAVFVDVDNDKDLDLYVASGGSEFSKGSKFLQDRIYINDGKGHFTRKENGLPNTLEISSCVKPFDFDKDGDVDFFVGSRMIKGSYPLAPKSQLLLNDNGVFTDTINKDLQSLGMITDAVWADINKDGWFDLVVVGDWMPITVFINKKGKLEKSTSNWLNTLDENIDTSGWWNTIKYGDFDNDGDIDFIVGNQGENGFVNPKKNKPVCIYKQDFDGNGSVDPIMAQYFTDTKRSEDLLPVHTRDDVMKQLVKLKDTYVSYKDFSNTTFNQLLNIKDLEKETLKAAIFSSCYIENLGQNSFKVHKLPAICQTAPINDILAKDFNNDGFLDALLVGNDKNTETIYGHSDALTGVFLEGSKTGFIAKKSNESGFYVPEQSNHIVEIQTINKEKLIIATQNNEKAKTFKINLEQ, encoded by the coding sequence TTGAAATTAAAACTACTTATTTCTAGCTTTATTTTACTGCTCTTTTTAGGATGTTCTTCCAAGAAAGAAAAGAAGACTTTTACGTATATAAATTCTTCGGAATCTAATATTACGTTTAAAAATACCATTACAGAAAATGATACCTTAAATGTTGTCAATTTTCAATATGTATATAATGGTGGAGGTGTAGGTATTGGAGATTTTAATAATGATGGTTTATCAGATGTTGTTTTTACAGGAAATCAAGTATCATCAAAAATATACTTAAATCAAAAAGATTTAAAGTTTAAAGATATTTCTAAAGCAGCTGGTTTTACAACAAATTCTTGGGTAACAGGTGTTGCTATTGTAGATATTAATGCAGATGGATGGGATGATATTTATTTAAGTGTTGCGGGTATAAATTGTAAGAATAATTGTAATAATCTTTTATTTGTTAATCAAAAATTAAACGAAAAAGGAATTCCAACTTTTAAAGAGCAAGCAGCAGCATATAATTTAAATGATGGTAATTACAGTCAGCAAGCTGTTTTTTTAGATTATGATTCAGACGGAGATTTAGATGTGTTTATAGCACATAATGGAAATGTAAAGTTTGATAAAAACTCTCCAGTTCCAAAACACTATATGCCTAAAAACTTAGCAGATTATTTATTAAGAAACGATAAAGTAGCAGGTGTAAATCACCCAGTTTTTACAAACGTTTCAGATACTTTAGGCATTACCTATAAAGGGTTTTCTTTAGGTGTAAACGTACAAGATCTTAACAATGATAATTTACCAGATATTTATGTTTCTAATGATTTTATTACAGAAGATTTAGTGTATTTAAATAATGGAATAGATGCAAAAACAAAAAAACATTTAGGTTTTAAAGAAGCAAATAAACAGTTTTTTAATCACCTTACATACAATGCAATGGGTGTGGATATTGCAGATATTAATAATGATGAATTACCAGATGTTATGGTGGTAGACATGTTACCACAAAGTTACCAAAGGCAAAAAAGTATGTTGGGTTCTATGAATTATGATAAATATTTAATTTCTAAAAGAAACAATTATACGCCACAATTTATGCACAATACCTTACAACTCCATAATGGTTTTGTAAATGATTCTATTTTAAAATCGAGTGAAATTGGTAATTACGCAGGTATTTCTTCTACAGATTGGAGTTGGGCGCCAATTTTAGCAGATTTTGATAATGATGGCGATAAAGACATGTATATTACAAACGGATATGCAAAAGACATTACAGATTTAGATTTTATCAATTATTCTAATCAGAGTACATTATTTGGTACAGAAGAATCTAAAAGCAAGAAATTATCAGCTTTATTAGCTAAAACACCAAGTGTTTCTATTCCTAATTATTTTTATCAAAACAATACAAGCTTAAAATTTACAGATGTTAGTACAGATTGGGTTTCCAAAGAAAATTCTTTATCAAACGGAGCAGCATACGCAGATTTTGATAATGATGGAGATTTAGATTTGGTTGTAAATAACTTAAATCAAGAAGCTTTTTTAATAAGAAATAATACCATAGAAAATTTTCCAAAAAGCAATTATTTAAAAATTGAGCTAAAAGGAAACAAAGAAAATAAAGACGCAATTGGTGCAAAAGTCACCCTTTGGTCTCACAATAAAGTACAACAGCAATATCAATCTAAAACAAGAGGTTATTTATCATCAGTTGAGTCAAAAATACATTTTGGGTTAAAAGATAGTTTGGTAGATTCTGTACAAGTGATTTGGCCAAGTAAAAAAGTTTCAAAAATTTACAACGTTAAATCAAATTCTATTTTAAAGGTTGATATTTCTTCAGGGAAAAATCAAGTGATAAAAGAAGAAAAGATAAATAACCTTTTTATAGCAAAACAAGAAGTGTTTTCTTTTAAACACAAAGAAAACCAGGGACACGATTTTGTTTCTCAACATTTACTAATGCGTCAATTCTCTAAGTTAGGCCCTTGTATTGCTGCTGCAAATGTAGATAATAATATAGGTGATGAATTATTTGTTGGTAGTAGCAAAGGACAAGCGTCTACCATTTGGAAACAAAACAAACAAGGTGTTTTTGAAATTCAGCAAGAGTTAGATTCAGATTTTGAAGATACAAATGCTGTTTTTGTTGATGTAGATAATGACAAGGATTTAGATTTATATGTTGCCAGTGGAGGATCTGAATTTTCTAAAGGATCTAAGTTTCTACAAGACAGAATTTATATTAATGATGGTAAAGGGCATTTTACAAGAAAAGAAAACGGATTACCAAATACACTAGAAATTAGCTCTTGTGTAAAACCTTTCGATTTTGATAAAGATGGAGATGTAGACTTTTTTGTTGGTAGTAGAATGATAAAGGGAAGCTATCCATTAGCACCTAAAAGTCAGTTGTTATTAAATGATAATGGTGTCTTTACTGATACAATTAATAAAGATCTACAAAGTTTAGGAATGATTACGGATGCCGTTTGGGCGGATATAAATAAAGATGGTTGGTTCGATTTAGTGGTGGTTGGAGATTGGATGCCCATTACTGTTTTTATCAATAAAAAAGGAAAATTAGAAAAATCTACTTCTAATTGGTTAAATACTTTAGATGAAAATATAGATACTTCTGGTTGGTGGAATACCATAAAATATGGTGATTTTGACAATGATGGAGATATCGATTTTATAGTAGGGAACCAAGGAGAAAATGGTTTTGTAAATCCGAAGAAAAACAAGCCTGTTTGCATCTACAAACAAGATTTTGACGGAAACGGAAGTGTAGATCCAATAATGGCGCAATACTTTACAGATACTAAAAGGAGTGAAGATTTATTGCCAGTGCATACCAGAGATGATGTAATGAAACAGCTTGTAAAATTAAAGGACACCTATGTTTCTTATAAAGATTTTTCAAATACCACCTTTAACCAATTATTAAATATAAAAGATCTTGAGAAAGAGACTTTAAAAGCGGCTATTTTTTCTAGTTGTTATATAGAAAATTTAGGTCAGAATTCTTTTAAAGTACACAAATTACCAGCTATTTGCCAAACAGCACCTATAAATGATATTTTGGCAAAAGATTTTAATAACGATGGTTTTTTAGATGCCTTGCTAGTAGGTAATGATAAAAATACTGAAACTATTTACGGACATTCAGATGCTTTAACGGGTGTCTTTTTAGAAGGAAGTAAAACAGGTTTTATTGCTAAGAAATCAAATGAATCTGGGTTTTATGTACCAGAACAATCAAATCATATTGTAGAAATACAGACTATAAATAAAGAGAAATTAATTATTGCAACACAGAACAACGAGAAAGCTAAAACGTTTAAAATCAATTTAGAACAATAA
- a CDS encoding glycoside hydrolase family 36 protein, which translates to MIKENYTISEKDITIVGGSENFSSNLKVVSNENNITIFDINITGEKAEIPAPITIKWKIPAHNVKGVWKPTTDFAKRIQADWELDHMESRISIDAPIINLFGHDDSNRLTFACSNAINKLELNARYREEDDYFYCFINLFTETNYEVKDFNIQLRIDTRNVHFSETLKDVSKWWESFDNLQPTSVPESALVPLYSTWYNFHQNLDEDKLEEECKLAYDLGYKAIIVDDGWQTKDDNRGYDYTGDWEPDRLDKTKEFVAKIHKIGMKVGFWYSVPFCGHKSKAYKRFKGKFLTENHRWAPVFDPRYPDVRAYLINIYKSALIEWDLDGFKLDFIDDFKHYPETKEKTPEMDYHSINEAVDRLLTDVITTLKAIKADVFIEFRQKYVGPAMRKYGNMFRAFDCPGDATMNRIRIADIKMLAGNTAVHSDMITWHKEETVEVAALQLVNTLFGVPQISILLKEAPQSHLRMIKFYTNYWNENKVLFTEGKFTPFNPLLNYPQKQIINADKMILGIYDNYVSEINEQVENLDILNAKLSETIILKSKFDLGEFTATIFNCEGEVVKTTVFKLNKGISSLEAPACGLIQLTKKI; encoded by the coding sequence ATGATTAAAGAAAATTATACAATTTCAGAAAAGGACATTACAATAGTTGGAGGTTCAGAGAACTTTTCATCAAACTTAAAAGTAGTATCAAACGAAAATAATATTACCATTTTCGATATAAATATAACCGGAGAAAAAGCAGAGATACCAGCGCCCATTACTATAAAATGGAAAATACCAGCACATAATGTAAAAGGAGTGTGGAAACCAACCACCGATTTTGCAAAGAGAATTCAGGCAGATTGGGAATTAGACCACATGGAATCTCGTATTTCTATTGATGCGCCAATAATAAATCTTTTTGGTCATGATGATAGCAATCGGTTAACTTTTGCATGTTCTAACGCCATTAATAAGTTAGAGTTAAATGCAAGATATAGAGAAGAAGATGATTATTTCTATTGCTTTATCAACCTATTTACAGAAACAAATTATGAGGTAAAAGACTTTAATATTCAATTAAGAATAGATACTAGAAATGTTCATTTTTCAGAAACGCTTAAAGATGTTTCTAAATGGTGGGAATCTTTTGACAACTTACAACCAACCTCTGTACCAGAAAGTGCATTAGTGCCTTTGTATTCTACTTGGTATAATTTTCATCAAAATTTAGATGAAGACAAGTTAGAAGAAGAATGTAAACTTGCTTATGATTTAGGGTATAAAGCCATTATTGTAGATGACGGTTGGCAAACAAAAGATGATAATAGAGGTTATGATTATACAGGAGATTGGGAACCAGACAGACTAGATAAGACGAAAGAATTTGTAGCTAAAATTCATAAAATAGGAATGAAAGTTGGTTTTTGGTATTCGGTTCCTTTTTGCGGACATAAATCAAAAGCTTACAAACGTTTTAAGGGGAAATTCTTAACGGAAAACCATAGATGGGCACCCGTTTTTGATCCAAGATATCCAGATGTGAGAGCATATTTAATCAATATTTATAAATCTGCTTTAATAGAGTGGGATTTAGATGGTTTTAAACTTGATTTTATTGATGATTTTAAACATTATCCAGAGACAAAAGAGAAGACACCAGAAATGGATTATCATTCTATAAATGAAGCTGTAGATCGTTTGTTAACGGATGTTATTACAACTTTAAAGGCAATTAAGGCGGATGTTTTTATAGAGTTTAGACAAAAATACGTAGGTCCTGCAATGCGTAAATATGGTAATATGTTTAGAGCTTTCGATTGTCCTGGAGATGCTACGATGAACAGAATAAGAATTGCAGATATTAAAATGTTAGCAGGTAATACGGCTGTACATTCAGATATGATTACTTGGCATAAAGAAGAAACTGTAGAGGTTGCTGCTTTGCAATTGGTAAATACGTTGTTTGGTGTACCGCAAATTTCAATTTTATTAAAAGAAGCACCCCAAAGTCATTTAAGAATGATTAAATTCTACACCAATTATTGGAATGAAAATAAGGTGTTATTTACAGAAGGGAAGTTTACCCCTTTTAACCCTTTGTTAAACTATCCGCAGAAACAAATTATAAATGCTGATAAAATGATTTTGGGTATTTACGACAACTACGTTTCAGAAATAAATGAGCAAGTAGAAAACTTAGATATCTTAAATGCAAAATTGAGTGAAACAATTATTCTTAAATCAAAATTTGATTTAGGAGAATTTACAGCAACAATTTTTAATTGTGAAGGAGAAGTGGTAAAAACAACTGTTTTTAAATTAAATAAAGGAATTTCTAGTTTAGAAGCTCCTGCTTGTGGATTGATTCAATTAACTAAAAAAATATAA